A genomic window from Agrobacterium tumefaciens includes:
- a CDS encoding ABC transporter permease, translated as MADMKMLEPTDRGLSAGYMMWYRFSRNPAAVIGSLILLSVLVLAVFAPWLTPYPKHIGAVVDFRARHMPPDLEHWFGTDKAGRDIFSRTIFGLRVSLLLVIGVLGISVPVGTVLGLIAGYFGGWTEKLISGLTNVMLAMPPLVMALAVSNLLEPTLMNAMIAITLLWWTWHARLIYSVSKSIASEDYIEAARLAGAGPLHILFREILPNCVSVISVKTTLDAAFVILFGATLSFLGFGVKPPTPDLGSMVADGRQFMPDFWWEVLCPGAAVLYVTLGFNLLGDGLRDMFDVES; from the coding sequence ATGGCTGATATGAAAATGCTCGAACCCACCGATCGCGGCCTAAGCGCCGGTTACATGATGTGGTATCGCTTCAGCCGCAATCCGGCGGCGGTCATCGGCTCGCTGATCCTGCTATCGGTGCTGGTGCTGGCGGTCTTCGCGCCATGGCTCACGCCCTATCCCAAACATATCGGCGCGGTCGTCGATTTCCGCGCCCGGCATATGCCGCCGGATCTGGAGCACTGGTTCGGCACCGACAAGGCCGGCCGCGATATCTTTTCGCGTACCATCTTCGGGCTGCGGGTCTCGCTGCTTCTCGTCATCGGCGTGCTCGGCATTTCGGTGCCGGTCGGAACCGTGCTTGGCCTCATCGCCGGTTATTTCGGTGGCTGGACTGAAAAGCTCATTAGCGGCCTGACGAATGTGATGCTGGCCATGCCGCCGCTCGTCATGGCGCTGGCGGTCTCCAACCTGCTGGAACCGACGCTGATGAACGCCATGATCGCGATCACGCTGCTATGGTGGACCTGGCATGCGCGGCTGATCTATTCGGTGTCGAAGTCCATCGCCTCGGAAGACTATATCGAGGCGGCGCGTCTTGCCGGTGCCGGCCCGCTGCACATTCTCTTTCGCGAAATCCTGCCGAATTGCGTCTCGGTCATTTCAGTCAAGACGACGCTGGATGCCGCCTTTGTCATCCTGTTTGGCGCGACGCTGAGCTTCCTCGGTTTCGGCGTCAAACCGCCGACCCCCGACCTCGGATCGATGGTTGCCGACGGGCGCCAGTTCATGCCGGATTTCTGGTGGGAAGTGCTCTGCCCCGGTGCAGCCGTGCTTTACGTGACGCTGGGTTTCAATCTGCTGGGCGACGGCCTGCGTGACATGTTCGACGTGGAAAGCTAA
- a CDS encoding ABC transporter permease — protein MQQHPLVAIFNRLGTFVLVMIALSIMIFVLARVVPGDPARMALGPAATQEQVDALRGEMGLDKPLAVQYLDYIGNALHGDLGFSLVSQRPVTTDLAQTVPATVELVLVSVIFMFAVAIPLGVITAHYRDRPLDHIGRILSLTGVTIPSFLFAITLQLLAARFLSGWPIIGRLDHGLGWQGGPTGFILIDGTLAGRFDVVLDALKHLALPAFALSMAGIGQITRITRSSMIENQRKDHVLTLQSFGVPERVIIFRYLLKLSSIAPLTIMGLEFASLIGNAFVIEMVFAWGGFASYGLNAILQKDLNAVTAVVLVAGLFFIVANLIVDVLISIIDPRLRRKEAR, from the coding sequence GCCCGCGTGGTGCCGGGCGATCCCGCCCGCATGGCGCTCGGTCCTGCGGCAACGCAGGAGCAGGTGGATGCGCTGCGCGGCGAGATGGGTCTCGATAAGCCGCTCGCCGTCCAATATCTCGACTATATCGGCAATGCCCTGCACGGCGATCTCGGTTTCTCGCTGGTGTCGCAACGCCCGGTGACTACCGATCTGGCGCAGACCGTTCCTGCGACCGTGGAACTGGTACTTGTCTCGGTCATCTTCATGTTTGCCGTCGCCATCCCGCTCGGCGTCATCACGGCGCATTATCGCGACCGCCCGCTGGACCATATCGGCCGCATCCTGTCGCTCACCGGGGTCACGATCCCGAGCTTTCTTTTCGCCATCACACTGCAATTGCTGGCCGCCCGGTTTCTCTCCGGCTGGCCGATCATCGGCAGGCTCGACCACGGGCTTGGCTGGCAGGGCGGTCCGACGGGCTTCATCCTGATCGACGGCACGCTGGCCGGACGGTTCGATGTGGTGCTCGATGCGCTGAAACACCTTGCACTGCCGGCATTTGCGCTTTCCATGGCAGGCATCGGCCAGATCACCCGCATCACCCGCTCCTCGATGATCGAGAACCAGCGCAAGGACCATGTGCTGACCCTGCAGAGCTTCGGCGTGCCGGAGAGGGTCATCATCTTCCGTTATCTGCTGAAGCTCTCTTCCATTGCACCGCTGACGATCATGGGCCTCGAATTCGCGTCCCTGATCGGCAATGCCTTCGTGATCGAGATGGTCTTCGCCTGGGGCGGTTTCGCCTCCTACGGGTTGAACGCCATCCTGCAGAAAGACCTCAATGCCGTGACCGCCGTGGTGCTGGTGGCCGGCTTGTTCTTCATCGTTGCGAACCTGATCGTGGATGTCCTGATCTCGATCATCGACCCGCGCCTGCGCCGCAAGGAGGCTCGCTGA